One genomic window of Mycolicibacterium neoaurum includes the following:
- a CDS encoding ABC transporter substrate-binding protein, translating to MSWQRVIGALGAVSMLVSGCGTRTPDPAGASATPAAGAGFPVALQNCGVDVEVAAAPARAISINQPATELMLTLGLADRMVGTASWNEPVPAQLAEANAKVPELSADFPSLETVLDTEPDFVYATFAYTFSDQGVASRERFSELGIPTYLSASECSGQQAEQHRALTFEDIYIEIGDIAQIFGVNEEAARLVTSLKDRVRSATDGLNSSDTSLMYWYSATRAPYIAGCCGAPGMITDAVGARNAFADSRQLWPETSWEAILDRDPDVLVLADLTRGDDGDTAAAKIAFLESDPLARQLTAVREQRYVVVPGTALDPSLRNVDAVEMIADVLRRNS from the coding sequence ATGTCGTGGCAGCGCGTCATCGGCGCTCTGGGCGCGGTGTCGATGTTGGTCTCGGGATGCGGTACCCGGACTCCCGACCCGGCCGGCGCATCGGCGACACCGGCGGCCGGCGCGGGATTCCCGGTCGCACTGCAGAACTGCGGCGTCGACGTCGAGGTTGCCGCTGCGCCGGCACGCGCCATCTCCATCAATCAGCCAGCGACCGAGCTGATGCTCACCCTGGGGTTGGCCGATCGGATGGTCGGCACCGCATCGTGGAACGAACCCGTGCCGGCGCAACTCGCCGAGGCCAACGCGAAGGTTCCCGAACTGAGCGCCGATTTCCCCTCGCTGGAAACCGTTCTGGACACCGAACCCGACTTCGTCTACGCGACGTTCGCCTACACGTTCTCCGACCAGGGCGTCGCATCGCGGGAACGCTTTTCCGAGTTGGGCATCCCCACCTACCTGTCGGCGAGCGAGTGCAGCGGACAGCAGGCCGAACAGCACCGCGCCTTGACCTTCGAGGACATCTATATCGAAATCGGAGATATCGCACAGATATTCGGGGTCAACGAGGAAGCGGCACGACTCGTGACGTCACTGAAAGATCGAGTCCGGTCCGCCACCGACGGTCTGAACTCCTCCGACACCAGCCTGATGTACTGGTACTCGGCGACCAGGGCGCCCTATATCGCGGGTTGCTGCGGCGCCCCGGGAATGATCACCGATGCCGTCGGCGCGCGTAATGCCTTCGCCGACAGCCGCCAACTGTGGCCGGAAACGTCCTGGGAAGCGATTCTGGACCGCGATCCCGACGTGCTGGTGCTCGCCGACCTGACCCGCGGCGACGACGGCGACACTGCCGCCGCCAAGATCGCCTTCTTGGAAAGCGATCCGTTGGCCCGGCAGCTCACCGCCGTCCGCGAACAGCGTTATGTCGTGGTACCCGGCACCGCGCTGGACCCGTCACTGCGCAATGTCGACGCCGTGGAGATGATCGCCGACGTCCTGAGAAGGAACAGCTGA
- a CDS encoding bifunctional nitrate reductase/sulfite reductase flavoprotein subunit alpha, which yields MSVTTRTACSYCGVGCGIEVTTTTDRTTGLPVIAKVNGDKLHPTNHGRLCTKGATHAELMAATEGRMTTALVRPERGGEPMETPVEEAVAQAGNRLRAIVDEHGPDAVALYVSGQMSLEAQYLATKLAKGYLRTVHIESNSRLCMASAGTGYKQSLGADGPPGSYTDFDSANLFFVIGANMADCHPILFLRMADRLKAGAKMIVVDPRRTATADKADLYLPIAPGTDLALLNGLLHLLVVNGDIDEEFIAEHTEGWQDMPAFLADYPPARVAAITGLDEADIRTAASMIAAAGEWMTCWTMGLNQSTHGTGNTNAICNLHLATGAICRPGSGPMSLTGQPNAMGGREMGYMGPGLPGQRAVLSAEDRAFCEEQWGLEPGTIRSDVGPGTVAMFEQAAAGEIKACWIICTNPVVSVPNRSTVIAALEAAELVITQDAYIDTATNRYADIVLPAALWSECDAVMVNSERNITLLQQSVAPVGQARPDWELICGVAEYLGFGDDFAYKSSAQIFDEIRRFANPRTGYDLRGVSYDRLRETPVQWPCPPADPDDRHPIRYLNDGVSQTLHVDADGHRPRLAFPTPSRRAQFLARPHMDPRELPDDDYPMVLNTGRLQHQWHTMTKTGRVAKLNKLDASPFVEIHPDDAAALGITAAHHVELTSRRGRVVLPAAISERVRRGNVWAPFHWNDEHGEYLAVNAVTNDAVDADSLQPELKVCAVRLRPIEVAAPDPLGLRTAAPQFTDDERLYLSGFFTGLDATPGGVPVLPLSAPVRPAVRLWVDGLLAGTYSRTPEQPATGPLVLWASQTGNAEEFATGLAARIAGARSVIMDEATLDDVAAATEVLVITSTFGDGGPPDNGADFWDRLCRADAPPLTGVRYSVLGIGDKAYANFCGHAKALDARLAELGAVRTHELVECESHDEAPMAAWAAAVTTAPTATAPEHTRTTTPAPPLTRGNPLSAPVSRNIRLTPVAAAKEVRHIGFDITEHAAEHGMSYAAGDSLGVFVGNDADSVRAWLAATGLSGDEIVEVDGAEVDLRTALTHSYDLCKVTPNLLGFVTERCAQAKVLRRSGAKLDSWLAGRNGLDIVGEFPVRADAAEWLDALVRLTPRQYSISSSPLVSPDEVQLTVSVVRYRTARGITRGGVASTFLADRAQAAPVFVQRSPNFRPPEDSTTPMIMVGPGTGIAPFRAFLQERRALGHRGRNWLFFGDQHRDQNFYYREDVQGMVDDGFLSRLDLAFSRDQPRRVYVQHKMAERGADLWRWLQDGAHFYVCGDASRMAADVDAALLAIIRKHGSLSVEAANDYKKELVATKRYVRDVY from the coding sequence ATGTCGGTGACCACGCGGACCGCCTGCTCGTATTGCGGTGTGGGCTGCGGGATCGAGGTCACCACCACAACCGATCGCACTACCGGTCTGCCGGTGATCGCCAAGGTCAACGGTGACAAGCTGCATCCCACCAACCACGGCAGGTTGTGCACCAAGGGCGCCACTCACGCCGAGCTGATGGCCGCGACCGAGGGCAGGATGACCACCGCATTGGTGCGTCCCGAGCGGGGTGGCGAGCCGATGGAAACCCCGGTCGAAGAAGCCGTGGCGCAAGCCGGAAACCGGCTGCGGGCCATCGTCGACGAACACGGGCCCGACGCGGTCGCGCTGTATGTATCGGGCCAGATGTCGCTGGAGGCACAATATCTGGCGACCAAGCTGGCCAAGGGTTATCTGCGCACCGTGCACATCGAATCGAACTCACGGTTGTGCATGGCCAGCGCGGGCACCGGCTACAAACAATCCCTCGGCGCCGACGGACCGCCGGGTTCCTACACCGATTTCGATTCGGCGAACCTGTTCTTCGTCATCGGCGCGAACATGGCCGATTGTCATCCGATCCTGTTCCTGCGCATGGCCGACCGGCTCAAGGCCGGCGCCAAGATGATCGTCGTCGACCCCCGGCGCACCGCCACCGCCGACAAGGCCGACCTGTACCTGCCGATCGCACCGGGTACCGACCTCGCACTGCTCAACGGGCTGCTGCATCTGCTCGTCGTGAACGGAGACATCGACGAGGAATTCATCGCCGAACACACCGAGGGTTGGCAGGATATGCCGGCGTTCCTCGCCGATTACCCGCCCGCCCGGGTCGCCGCCATCACCGGGTTGGACGAGGCAGATATCCGCACCGCCGCATCGATGATCGCCGCGGCAGGGGAGTGGATGACGTGCTGGACCATGGGCCTGAACCAGAGCACCCACGGCACCGGGAACACCAACGCCATCTGCAACCTGCATCTGGCCACCGGTGCGATCTGCCGGCCGGGAAGCGGGCCGATGTCGCTGACCGGACAACCCAACGCGATGGGCGGCCGCGAGATGGGTTATATGGGACCGGGCCTGCCCGGTCAGCGGGCGGTGCTCTCGGCCGAGGACCGGGCGTTCTGCGAGGAACAATGGGGCCTGGAACCGGGCACAATCCGGTCCGACGTCGGCCCGGGCACGGTAGCCATGTTCGAACAGGCCGCCGCCGGTGAGATCAAGGCCTGCTGGATCATCTGCACCAATCCCGTTGTCTCCGTGCCCAACCGATCGACCGTCATCGCCGCCCTGGAAGCGGCCGAGCTCGTCATCACCCAGGACGCCTATATTGACACGGCCACGAACCGTTACGCCGATATCGTGCTGCCTGCCGCACTGTGGTCCGAGTGCGACGCGGTGATGGTCAACTCCGAGCGCAACATCACCCTGCTGCAGCAGTCGGTGGCACCGGTGGGCCAGGCGCGGCCGGACTGGGAGTTGATCTGCGGTGTCGCCGAATATCTGGGTTTCGGTGACGATTTCGCCTACAAGTCCAGCGCCCAGATCTTCGACGAGATCCGTCGCTTCGCCAATCCCCGCACGGGATACGACCTGCGCGGCGTCAGCTATGACCGGCTGCGTGAGACACCCGTGCAATGGCCCTGCCCACCCGCCGATCCCGACGACCGCCACCCCATCCGATACCTCAATGACGGTGTATCGCAGACCCTGCACGTCGACGCCGACGGGCACCGGCCCCGGCTGGCGTTTCCGACACCGTCACGGCGGGCACAATTCCTCGCCCGGCCGCACATGGACCCGCGCGAACTGCCCGATGACGATTATCCGATGGTGCTCAACACCGGTCGGCTGCAGCATCAGTGGCACACCATGACCAAGACCGGACGCGTGGCCAAACTCAACAAACTCGATGCCTCGCCGTTCGTCGAGATCCACCCCGATGATGCCGCGGCGCTGGGCATCACCGCCGCCCACCACGTCGAGCTCACCTCCCGGCGTGGTCGCGTCGTGTTGCCCGCAGCCATCAGCGAACGGGTGCGCCGGGGCAACGTGTGGGCGCCGTTCCACTGGAACGACGAGCACGGCGAGTATCTCGCCGTCAACGCCGTCACCAACGATGCCGTCGACGCGGACTCCCTGCAACCGGAACTGAAAGTGTGTGCCGTGCGGCTACGGCCCATCGAGGTGGCCGCCCCCGATCCGCTCGGTCTGCGCACGGCCGCACCACAATTCACCGACGACGAGAGGCTCTACCTGTCCGGGTTCTTCACCGGTTTGGACGCGACACCGGGCGGCGTCCCGGTCTTGCCGCTCTCGGCGCCGGTGCGCCCGGCGGTCCGACTGTGGGTCGACGGACTGCTGGCGGGCACCTACTCACGCACACCCGAGCAACCCGCCACCGGGCCATTGGTGCTGTGGGCTTCCCAGACCGGCAACGCCGAGGAGTTCGCGACCGGGCTGGCCGCGCGGATCGCCGGCGCCCGATCGGTCATCATGGACGAGGCAACCTTGGACGATGTCGCCGCGGCGACCGAGGTGTTGGTGATCACCAGCACCTTCGGTGACGGTGGGCCACCGGACAATGGTGCGGACTTCTGGGACCGGTTGTGCCGCGCCGACGCGCCACCGTTGACCGGGGTGCGTTACTCGGTGCTCGGTATCGGAGACAAGGCGTACGCCAACTTCTGCGGTCACGCCAAGGCCCTGGATGCCCGCCTGGCCGAGCTGGGCGCGGTCCGGACACACGAGCTGGTCGAGTGCGAATCGCACGACGAGGCACCGATGGCCGCCTGGGCCGCCGCGGTCACCACCGCACCTACCGCTACCGCACCCGAACACACGCGTACAACCACACCCGCTCCACCGTTGACCCGCGGCAATCCGCTGTCGGCGCCGGTGAGCCGCAACATTCGCCTGACCCCGGTGGCGGCCGCCAAGGAAGTGCGCCACATCGGGTTCGACATCACCGAGCATGCCGCCGAACACGGCATGAGCTATGCCGCCGGGGATTCCCTCGGGGTGTTCGTCGGCAACGATGCCGACTCGGTGCGGGCCTGGCTGGCAGCCACCGGACTGTCCGGTGACGAGATCGTCGAGGTCGACGGCGCCGAGGTCGACCTGCGCACCGCGCTGACGCATTCCTATGACCTGTGCAAGGTGACCCCGAACCTGCTCGGGTTCGTCACCGAGCGGTGCGCGCAGGCGAAGGTGCTGCGTCGATCCGGCGCGAAACTCGACAGCTGGCTCGCCGGCCGCAACGGTCTGGACATCGTCGGGGAGTTTCCCGTCCGGGCCGACGCTGCCGAATGGCTGGACGCGCTCGTCCGGCTCACCCCCCGGCAGTACTCCATCTCGTCGAGTCCGTTGGTGAGCCCGGACGAGGTGCAGTTGACGGTGTCGGTGGTGCGCTATCGCACCGCCCGGGGCATCACGCGCGGCGGCGTCGCCTCGACGTTCCTGGCCGACCGGGCACAGGCAGCACCGGTGTTCGTGCAGCGCTCGCCGAACTTCCGCCCGCCCGAGGACTCGACGACACCGATGATCATGGTGGGACCGGGCACCGGGATCGCGCCGTTCCGGGCGTTCCTGCAGGAGCGTCGCGCACTCGGCCACCGCGGCCGCAACTGGCTGTTCTTCGGTGACCAACATCGCGACCAGAACTTCTATTACCGCGAAGACGTGCAGGGCATGGTCGACGACGGCTTCCTCAGCCGACTGGACCTCGCCTTCTCACGCGACCAGCCACGTCGGGTGTATGTCCAGCACAAGATGGCCGAACGCGGCGCCGACCTGTGGCGCTGGCTGCAGGACGGTGCGCATTTCTACGTCTGTGGTGACGCGAGCCGGATGGCCGCCGATGTCGACGCGGCGCTGCTGGCGATCATCCGCAAGCACGGATCGCTGTCCGTCGAGGCCGCCAACGATTACAAGAAGGAGCTCGTCGCCACCAAGCGATACGTCCGTGACGTGTATTGA
- a CDS encoding class I SAM-dependent methyltransferase, with protein sequence MSASVHGDLADPADLVRAWDDQQSAYIAGRESRFRAITDIIGLACGEEPVVVDLACGPGSLSARILDALPGARVIALDFDPLLLDLAGRTLGAHDRVIVVEADLAEDTWPDAVATATAGTPISAFVSTTALHWLTPQTLLSVYTAAAEMLSDNGILLNGDHFRFDGRQPTLRRLAEAHDAGTQARAHAAGSPTWDQWWSTATARDGVADLAALREQRFAHRNPPPTTAVDFHLAALAQAGFSEVATVWQLLDDYVVMGVK encoded by the coding sequence ATGTCCGCATCTGTCCATGGCGATCTCGCCGATCCCGCCGACCTCGTACGGGCGTGGGATGACCAACAATCGGCCTATATCGCGGGCCGCGAATCCCGCTTCCGTGCCATCACCGACATCATCGGACTGGCCTGCGGCGAGGAACCCGTGGTCGTCGACCTGGCCTGCGGGCCGGGATCGTTGAGCGCCCGCATCCTCGACGCACTCCCCGGTGCCCGGGTGATCGCCCTCGATTTCGACCCGCTGCTGCTCGATCTGGCCGGTCGGACGCTCGGCGCCCATGACCGTGTCATCGTCGTCGAGGCCGACCTTGCCGAGGACACCTGGCCGGACGCGGTGGCGACGGCCACGGCGGGCACACCGATATCGGCGTTCGTCTCCACAACCGCGCTGCACTGGCTGACCCCGCAAACATTGTTGAGCGTGTACACCGCTGCGGCAGAGATGCTGTCCGACAACGGCATTCTGCTCAATGGCGACCACTTCCGGTTCGACGGTCGCCAGCCGACCCTGCGCAGGCTGGCCGAAGCACACGACGCCGGCACCCAGGCGCGGGCACACGCCGCGGGATCGCCCACCTGGGATCAGTGGTGGTCCACGGCGACCGCGCGCGACGGCGTAGCCGACTTGGCGGCACTGCGCGAGCAGCGGTTTGCGCACCGAAACCCACCGCCCACCACGGCGGTGGACTTCCATCTCGCTGCATTGGCCCAAGCCGGTTTCTCCGAGGTCGCCACCGTCTGGCAACTGCTCGACGACTACGTGGTCATGGGGGTCAAGTGA